Proteins from a genomic interval of Vreelandella profundi:
- a CDS encoding murein L,D-transpeptidase catalytic domain family protein, translated as MALRLKLVTLLCSPFLALFTLPLYAAGFFAQVASTPPPGVPPLQHQLLQLAPQATHQALRLAAQALNCAAPNAERLAVIDYSLPSTEPRLWVFDLRQHQLLFEELVSHGQGSGDMQAETFSNTPDSHQSSLGLFRTMNSYYGSNGYSLRLEGLEPNVNDLAYERAIVIHGADYVSDAFITQTGRLGRSHGCPAVREDVTYPLIDSLKEDQYVFAYYPDAEWLANSAFLGCAAGAEQIALH; from the coding sequence ATGGCGCTTCGTTTAAAGCTTGTCACGCTGCTCTGTTCTCCTTTTTTAGCATTATTTACATTACCGCTATACGCCGCCGGCTTCTTTGCTCAGGTTGCCTCAACGCCGCCTCCCGGCGTGCCGCCGTTGCAGCACCAGCTGCTGCAGCTGGCTCCTCAGGCAACGCACCAGGCGCTGCGCTTGGCGGCTCAGGCACTTAACTGCGCGGCACCGAATGCCGAGCGCCTAGCGGTGATCGACTACTCGCTGCCTTCTACCGAGCCACGCCTGTGGGTGTTTGATTTGCGCCAACATCAACTGCTCTTTGAAGAGCTGGTTTCACACGGCCAAGGCTCCGGCGATATGCAGGCGGAAACGTTCTCCAATACGCCTGACAGCCACCAGTCGAGCCTGGGGCTATTTCGTACGATGAACAGCTACTACGGCAGCAACGGCTATTCGCTGCGCTTAGAAGGCCTTGAGCCCAACGTCAATGATCTAGCGTATGAGCGCGCCATTGTCATTCACGGCGCGGACTACGTGAGCGATGCGTTTATTACGCAAACGGGGCGGCTAGGCCGCAGCCATGGCTGCCCGGCCGTTCGTGAAGACGTGACCTATCCGCTCATCGACAGCCTTAAAGAAGATCAGTATGTTTTCGCCTATTATCCTGACGCCGAGTGGCTTGCCAACTCAGCCTTTCTAGGCTGCGCAGCGGGGGCCGAGCAGATTGCTCTCCACTAA
- a CDS encoding patatin-like phospholipase family protein has protein sequence MANVKKLDLALQGGGAHGAYTWGVIDRLLADDRIEIEGISGTSAGAMNGVVMADALTRGDKQTARQALHDFWQAVSRAGMASPIRRSPMDMLTGNWSLDQSPGFVAMDLLSRVVSPYQLNPLNINPLRDIVASHIDFERVRQCQQLKLFITATNVRTGKQRVFRREEMSVDAVMASACLPFMFQAVEIDGEAYWDGGYMGNPALFPLMEECGARDILLIQINPISRNEIPTSASAIMNRLNEITFNSALIKEIRMIALLKHALEEQGITNCYQQALFHRISGEQALEELSVSSKSNSEWAFLCHLFEHGQAAAERWLSENFDAIGDHSTLDIDAVYLHE, from the coding sequence ATGGCCAACGTCAAAAAGCTAGACCTCGCCTTACAAGGTGGTGGCGCCCACGGCGCTTATACCTGGGGAGTGATTGATCGCCTGCTGGCAGATGACCGCATTGAAATAGAGGGCATCAGCGGCACCAGCGCCGGGGCAATGAACGGCGTGGTAATGGCCGATGCGCTGACTCGAGGTGATAAACAAACTGCCAGGCAAGCCCTGCACGACTTCTGGCAAGCGGTCAGCCGTGCAGGCATGGCCAGCCCCATTCGGCGCTCCCCCATGGATATGCTGACCGGCAACTGGAGCCTTGACCAATCGCCCGGCTTTGTCGCCATGGATCTATTAAGTCGCGTAGTCTCGCCCTACCAGCTTAACCCGCTTAACATTAATCCGCTGCGCGATATTGTGGCCAGCCATATTGATTTTGAGCGGGTTCGACAATGCCAGCAGCTTAAGCTGTTTATCACGGCGACTAACGTGCGCACGGGAAAACAGCGCGTGTTTCGCCGCGAAGAAATGAGCGTTGATGCGGTAATGGCATCCGCCTGCCTGCCCTTTATGTTTCAAGCCGTAGAAATCGATGGTGAGGCCTACTGGGACGGCGGCTATATGGGCAACCCCGCCCTATTTCCATTAATGGAAGAGTGCGGCGCACGGGACATACTTCTCATACAAATAAATCCCATTAGCCGCAACGAGATACCCACCTCAGCGTCGGCGATTATGAATCGCCTTAATGAAATTACGTTTAACTCAGCGCTGATAAAAGAGATCAGAATGATAGCGCTGCTTAAGCATGCCCTTGAAGAGCAAGGCATTACAAACTGTTATCAGCAGGCACTGTTTCATCGCATCAGCGGTGAGCAAGCGCTTGAGGAGCTCTCTGTTTCAAGTAAATCCAATTCTGAGTGGGCTTTTTTATGCCACCTCTTTGAACACGGCCAGGCCGCCGCCGAACGCTGGCTGAGCGAAAATTTCGACGCTATTGGCGACCACTCCACGCTGGATATAGATGCGGTTTATCTGCATGAATAA
- a CDS encoding NarK family nitrate/nitrite MFS transporter, producing MDIRNKANRIRLFNFSTPQMRAFHFSWFAFHICFFGWFGIAPLMAIVREDLSLTQTQIGNTIIASVAITVIVRLAIGVLCDRIGPRKTYTGLLLLGAIPVMGIGLANSFETFLLARLAIGAIGASFVITQYHTTMMFAPNVVGTANATSAGWGNLGGGTTQILMPLIFSGMLMLGVNEAFGWRLAMMVPGVVMLFTGIGYWFFTQDAPNGNFSELRARGELPEATGENGAKQSFLAAAKDIRVWALFVVYGLCFGVELTINNIAAIYFFDKFDLTLATAGLIAGLFGLMNIFARTLGGIFSDLFAKQNGLKGRVRWLFIALICEGIALVAFSQMHVLSLAIGIMLVFSLFVQMAEGATYGVVPFINKKALGAVAGIVGAGGNVGAVGAAFLFRSESLSYQQGLFYLGLTVLALASCVLLVRFSDATEAEEAKAYRDAAGDEVGAGALSLR from the coding sequence ATGGACATCCGCAATAAAGCCAACCGCATTCGACTGTTTAATTTTTCCACGCCGCAAATGCGCGCCTTCCACTTCTCATGGTTCGCGTTTCATATCTGCTTTTTCGGCTGGTTTGGTATCGCCCCCTTAATGGCGATTGTGCGTGAAGACCTTTCACTCACCCAAACACAAATTGGTAATACGATTATTGCCTCGGTCGCTATTACGGTGATTGTTCGGCTAGCGATTGGCGTCCTTTGCGATCGAATCGGTCCACGTAAAACCTATACCGGCCTACTGCTCTTAGGCGCCATTCCGGTGATGGGCATTGGCCTCGCCAATAGCTTTGAGACATTTCTGCTGGCCCGTTTAGCCATTGGTGCCATCGGCGCTTCGTTTGTGATCACGCAATACCACACCACGATGATGTTCGCGCCTAACGTAGTGGGAACCGCCAATGCCACCAGCGCGGGCTGGGGCAATTTAGGGGGTGGCACAACGCAAATTCTTATGCCGCTGATCTTCTCAGGCATGCTAATGCTAGGTGTTAACGAAGCCTTCGGCTGGCGCTTAGCGATGATGGTGCCCGGCGTGGTCATGCTGTTTACCGGCATCGGTTACTGGTTTTTCACTCAGGATGCTCCCAACGGCAACTTCAGCGAGCTGCGCGCACGGGGCGAGCTACCTGAAGCCACCGGTGAGAATGGCGCCAAGCAAAGCTTCCTAGCCGCAGCTAAGGACATACGCGTATGGGCGCTATTCGTTGTCTATGGTCTCTGCTTCGGCGTAGAACTAACGATTAACAATATTGCGGCGATCTACTTCTTCGATAAATTTGATCTCACTTTAGCCACCGCGGGCCTGATTGCTGGCTTATTCGGACTGATGAATATTTTTGCCCGTACGCTAGGCGGTATCTTCTCGGATCTTTTCGCCAAGCAAAACGGCTTAAAAGGACGCGTGCGCTGGCTGTTTATTGCCCTCATCTGCGAAGGCATTGCGCTGGTGGCGTTCTCACAGATGCATGTATTGAGCCTCGCCATTGGCATCATGTTGGTGTTTAGCCTGTTTGTGCAGATGGCAGAAGGTGCCACCTACGGCGTGGTACCCTTTATCAATAAAAAAGCGCTGGGTGCGGTAGCGGGCATTGTCGGCGCGGGGGGTAACGTCGGCGCGGTCGGTGCGGCTTTTCTCTTTCGCAGCGAAAGTTTGAGCTATCAGCAGGGCCTGTTCTATTTGGGGCTTACGGTGCTGGCACTGGCATCCTGCGTATTGCTGGTACGCTTTAGCGACGCAACAGAAGCCGAAGAGGCTAAAGCTTACCGTGATGCGGCAGGCGATGAAGTAGGCGCAGGCGCTCTATCATTGCGTTAA